The following is a genomic window from Mycolicibacterium sp. TY81.
GCGGCGAACCGTCCGTCGTCACCGACGCCGACGCACCCGCGGAACTCGACGCGCTACCCGCCGACCCGGTGGAGCAGGCGTGACGACGGGTGCGGTGCTGGCACCGCTGCCCGTTCTGATCCCGATCCTCGGTGCCGCCGCGACGATGTTCGCGGGCCGCCGGCCCCGGCTGCAGCAGGTCGTCGCGCTGGTGGCGCTCGCCGCGATGACGGCGGTCTGCGCGGCGCTGGTCTACGTCGTCGACCACAGCGGCACCGTCGCGGTCCACGTCGGCGGCTGGGGCCAGACCGAACCCGGCATGGGACCGCTCGGCATCGTGCTTGTCGTCGACCGGCTTTCGGCCCTGATGCTGGTGGTGTCCGCGATCGTGCTGCTGGTGGTGGTCTGGTACGCCATCGGACAGGGCATCCGCGACGGCGGCGACGAGCAGCCGGTGTCGATCTTCCTGCCGACCTACCTGGTGCTGTCGGCCGGCGTCTGCATCGCGTTCCTCGCCGGCGATCTGTTCAACCTGTTCGTCGGCTTCGAGGTGCTGCTGGCCGCGAGCTTCGTGTTGCTGACCGTCGGCGCCAGTGAGGAGCGGGTCCGCGCCGGCATCGGCTACGTCATAGTGTCCATGGTGTCGTCGGTGATCTTCCTGATCGGCATCGCGCTCACCTACGCGGCCACCGGCACCCTGAACCTCGCCGAGCTGGCGAACCGGCTCGACGGCATCACCCCGGGTACCCGGGCGGCACTGTTCGCGGTGCTGCTGGTGGCGTTCGGCATCAAGGCGGCGGTGTTCCCGCTGTCGGCATGGCTGCCCGACTCCTACCCCACCGCCCCGGCACCGGTCACCGCGGTGTTCGCCGGCCTGCTCACCAAAGTCGGTGTGTACGCGATCATCCGGGCCCATACGCTGCTGTTCCCGGGTGGCTCACTCGACGGCGTGCTCATGGTCGCGGCGCTGCTCACCATGTTG
Proteins encoded in this region:
- a CDS encoding Na+/H+ antiporter subunit D, which translates into the protein MTTGAVLAPLPVLIPILGAAATMFAGRRPRLQQVVALVALAAMTAVCAALVYVVDHSGTVAVHVGGWGQTEPGMGPLGIVLVVDRLSALMLVVSAIVLLVVVWYAIGQGIRDGGDEQPVSIFLPTYLVLSAGVCIAFLAGDLFNLFVGFEVLLAASFVLLTVGASEERVRAGIGYVIVSMVSSVIFLIGIALTYAATGTLNLAELANRLDGITPGTRAALFAVLLVAFGIKAAVFPLSAWLPDSYPTAPAPVTAVFAGLLTKVGVYAIIRAHTLLFPGGSLDGVLMVAALLTMLIGIFGAMAQSDIKRLLSFTLVSHIGYLVFGIAVSNRIGMAGAIYYVAHHIVVQTTLFLVVGLIERQAGASTLQRLGGLAAASPLLAFVFIIPALNLGGIPPFSGFIGKVALLQAGTESASVLAWALVAGSVITSLLTLYVMARVWTLAFWRARDDAPEGMLSTAAPAGLLEPVANVAVDDRPDVGRMPVSMLAPTAVLIAVGLALTVFAGPIFGFAERAADQVADRAQYISVVLTP